The Haematobia irritans isolate KBUSLIRL chromosome 1, ASM5000362v1, whole genome shotgun sequence DNA segment tataaattcaaaataattaaataaataataaaattaacaagcGATAGTTCATTTGTTTTCATGTGagcattttatttcagtttttttttccaaaaacaagtTGGATAGTAAATCCAGTGCGTGTAGTAAACACGCATTTTATTGGAATAGCAGATCTCCTTACGAAGAGCATGGACCCGATATGACCCACCCAAAGATAGTGTATTGGGCTAGGGGTTGACCCGGACTCGAATGGATCTGGCCGCGCATAACTTGTGGATAGATATCCGGTCCCAAGATCAGAGCCACACCTCTGCTGCGGTAAAATTCGGGATCCGCTAATTGAAAGCCCGGGAAGTGCTCGACCAGTGTTTCCGAGACTGAATCGGAGGGAGACCGAACATGGGACAAATCGCCCACCCGCAGCGTAACATTTACCTTTTGGTTAGGGTTATGTATGGAATGGATAGTGAGACGACAGAAATTATCGCTATCTACAGACGACGTGGGAATTCTAAAATAACGGACAAGCGAAGAACAAATTTGGCTAACGCGTCCACAAGGATCCAATAGTGCCCTCGCTGGTACAGCCCGATTTCCAAAGAACAAATGGACTATTAAACTTGGTGCCAACGAGGTAACATATTGGATACTTGTGGGCAACCTAAGAGTCGGACAGACAGCGGGAGGGGCTACACAAGCGGACGGATAATTTCGTGAACGAGACGGACCATGGGTACGAACGGACTTCGTACCATTAGGAGGATGGAGGAGGGTATGATGCCTCTCAGAACAAatgcgacatttctgagggacTGGACATTGATGGAAGCTATGACCGTTTCCGAAACAGTTCGAACACAACCGGTGGAGCACAACGGTGCGAAGCTTCTTTTCATGGCTCAATCTCTTAAATGAGGGACAGTAGTAAAGGGGATGCCTTCTACTGCAAACCAcacaatttctaatttttctacCATTCGAGCCCGAGTGTGGTCCAGATCGTTGAGTATCATTAGCTAACGGGACCGTAGTAGACGGTTGCGCGGCTTGAAGTGGCCTACAAACTATCGGGGCCGTAGTAGACGGCTGCGCGGCTTGCAGATTTTGGACATAAGGTTCTGCAGCATTTAAGTTTATAGGGGATGGTGATGAGCTAGTAGCAGCTACATTAATGCTAACTTTGGCGGCTTTGGAAGGAGATGTCAATGGAATGTGGTTTGGTGTAACGTCAGCAGTATGCTGACCAAGAGTAGACATCTCCTCGCGTTCCTAATCAGAGAGCATGGCCACGTCGTACTCGGGAAGTTCCCCATCGAAAAGTTCCTTAATCGATTCCATTCTAAAGTATTAATAAAACGTGTTAAAATCGTAAGATTTAATTGGACGCCTAACAACCCCAATTTGAGTCTAGATTTCGACGACGCGTACGTGATAATAAGATCTTGAAAATAAGTATTGATTATCTCTATTAACCATTGTTCGAGGCTGGTGCCGAATCACCCTAAGCCGAGTTTTAACCCAAGGCACCCTATACTGAATATGAAGTACTtgcaatattaattgattcttgACATGGACAGATATTTCTTGAAGAAACGCACCCAATAACATAGAGAATCGACTTGCACATGACAATACAATTGGGTATTTCTTAGTGTAGCAAAACGGGAGCGATTTCGACAGTTGCACATTAAGACGCATAAAACCTTCTTGGTCCAAGAAGGGGTTTAAAGGCAACAGCGAAGTTTCCAGTGGTAATAGCCTTTTGTCAACAAAACATTGATACTCCCCAGAAAAGTGGAGTTGCTGTGATATAACAGCCAACCGTAATTTCACCGCCTTTATCTCATCGAAACGAATCGCTACACTAAGCGGTGCAAACCGATGTGATGGAGAAGTTCCTTGCAAGAAACGATACGACGACAGTcgatattgaaaataattgcaaTCTTCAAAAAAGGAAGAATGTATTCGTACATAATTTACCCCCGCGTATGCCTTTTCCGACACATCGGAAAAGACATGACGTTCAACCAAAGAATTCGACTGGGGGATACCCGTAGAGTCAATCAATCCACGAGACACGATAACCTTCTGCAACTGTAAAATAAGCAACAATAAATCGGATCGTAAAGCCGGACCGACGtgaaaaatattgttcaaaCGAGCActattacaaatataattagAAACATCGACAATCGAACGTAATTCGGTAGTCTGTCCTCCAAAATTAATTACGGGGTGATGTGACAAGTAGCAAGAATTGCCGTTAGAAGTTAGTGGACCACTAACTTGGTGCATATGATCCCGGGTAAGGTACCTGCAATCTACCTGATCAGATACCAATCCAATGTTAAATAGATGTGACTGCGAACGCCCGTTCCGTAAGAACCGTTCAAAAATAATCGGtcgataaatttccaatttaatgGTTAATGGCAACTTGGTGCAACATGGGTGCGAAATCACAAATCTACCATCCGAATCGCGGCACGAGGTTCGACGATCATTATCCTCACAAATAATGTCGGAGGGTAAAAGAATGCTACTACGAGGCGTTTCTTCTGATTCCCAGAATCTAAGAAGAGGCttatttgaaatgtcttccTCGAAAACTTTGAGAGTAGTCGTGAAGACCTGTAAAGATGAGCATGAAATAGGACCAGTGACAATCCAACCGAAAATTGTCCTCTGCGCTATAAGTGTACCCAACACATTTCTTTCAATCCCTTCTAAAAGAATATGTGGATACAAATCGGCTCCTAGTAAAAGATCAACCGCTCTGCCTTCAAATAGATTCCTATCTGCCAATTGTAGCCGAGAAAGGCGAGGATCGTCGCCCACCGAGACTTGGCACGATGGCAAATTTCCCGAAATCTCAGGCACAACGAAAGCCGTGATTCCCAAGGATACGGTAGTATCTATAGAAGAACTCAAAGTGAATGAACACTTCTTATTGATAGTCGCAGAGGGCGCTTGATTAACCcccgaaatttttacaaaggtgCGGTCACACGAAAGTTTCAGTTGGTGTCTCAATCGTTCACTTATGAATGAAGCCTCAGAGGCTGGATCAATTAAAGAACGGACGGAGAAACTTGACCCCTGGTGAATAATGTTCACCATTGCTGTGCCCAACAGCATAGTCCTATTTTGTGACGTATGAAAAACCTGCCTCGAAGCAGCAGATGTAGATGGCATGAGATTGTTGGAATTCAGATTTTGATTTTCATTACTTACGGACGGAGCAGACATTGAGGACTGAACAACCGGAGCGACATTGGATGAGCGGTGTAATAATGAGTGGTGTCGTTTATGACACACTGAACAATTAAAGGAACTCGTACAATTCGGAACCTCATGAAGGTGCGAAAGACAATTAACACAAATTCGATGTCGTTTGATTGTAGAAAATCGATCATTCACCGAGATAGCCTTGAATTTGGAACAGTCGCGAAGCGAATGAATCTGTCCCGGACATAATACGCAAGAGGGTTTGGATTTTCGCGTGGTGGAATTCGAATTAGAAGTTGCAGACTGAGGACGATTTGATGGACCCGCATTGGTGAAATGCGCCCTAATTTTCCTGTCAGTAGTTTTCGAATTGCCGTTTATATTTCTCAAATCGTGAACGCACGTCAAAGTTTGAATTCTTTCCGTGAGAAAGAGATCCATGTCCCTCCAAGAGGATAAAGCAGCCTTATCGCGAACCGATTGTTCCCAAAGATTTACGGTAGAGCTAGGCAGCCGTTGAATACACATAAACACGATAATCGGATCCCAGCCACTCGTATCGACTTCATAGACAGACATGGCGGATAAACAAGCGCGAATACCGCGTTGAAGATCTTTCAAACCCGAACTCGTTTCCTGACTCAGAGTTGGCAAATTGAAAAGCAGTTTCAATTGGTTGTTAACCAGCATACGtggattgtcgaaattttccctAAGAGCATCCCAAGCTAAAGTAAAACTCCGACCTAATAAAGGAAATCGCGAAACGATTTCTCGAGCCTCGCCACTTGTCTTTCTGACGAGATGACAAAGACGTTCTATGTCAGATAACCGAGcgttatttatatatacagCGGTAAAAATATCCCTGAACGAAGGCCAAGAATAGAAATCACCGTTGAAAACGTCAGTGTCACACGGTGGCAGGGGGATATGATGAACTGCATCCTCATTCGCGCGCGAAATATGAGAAATATTAATTCGCATTGAACCCGAGGGGCTATCATGACCCGTAGCCGCAGCTAGAACCCTTGCTGGAGTCTGAACCGGTGTAGAGGTTCGGTCGTGAACAGAAACCCGAAGTGCAGAAGTATTTCGTGTGGTAGATTTCAGCCCGtctaaaaattcattaattgtCGAAAGACAATGAACATACGCCCGATATGTAGACTTATACTTGTCGTCCGCCGATTGCACTTCTTTCGGCTCAACCGCGTTTGATGACGAAAAATAATCTAAGCATTTGTCATAGGCCGATTTTACGTCCGCCCACAATCCCCGCAACTCAGATCCCTGCACATCGAGAGTGTAAACCGTATGCTCGGTAGGTTTTTGCAAGTCAAACATTGCGCCAAATGTAATCAGAGCATCCGACGCGCGAATAAATGGTGGTAgtggactgacggacatgctgaACAATTGATGTAAATAATAGAATAAAACAATTTATGGAAAAACGATAAAAATTCGCAAATTGTCGTAAATCGACTAAATTGTTACCAATGACCGAATGTAGGGTACAAATCGCGTATTAGAACGAAGATTCACCCGAACTAGTCACACAAAACTCTATCGTAAACGGAAATGTATTAAACCGCGCACTGCGAAAATACACCAAATTCAAATTtccgattcaaaaaaaaataccgaCAGTAGGGTGTGCGACGATACTGTACGGAATATCAatgaaaagtaaaaatatttcaaataagtttataaATAGGATAAatgaaaccaaaaaatttttaataaacacGATAATTAAAATTCGCTGAAATAAGTCGTAGACTACCGGCTGTAGAgtgcaaatacaatttttcaaaattgactttaataCCCTTGTCCGTGAGACCAAGTATGAAATCaaacttcaaaaaattatacagactcaaaaattaagaaatttgttataaatatatgtatgtagggTGTCGTGAACAACCTACTGTAGGgtgaaattccaaaaaatcaaattttaatacgTTTGCCCGTGAGACAAAgtatcaaatttttggaaaagaaaactaaaaaaatcgaaaataatcgGGAAATCTATAGCTAGTAGTGACTGTAAGTTGTCGTGAACAACCTACTGTAGGGTGCCAATGGATTAAAACAAGTATTATGATCGGTCGTACGTGATACGCCAattataatatattaacattgaaaaaattatttttgcaagTTAATGTTATAATACCACGACCCGAGACTGTATACTAATTGTATGTCCGAAGACTGTATTGCAGactgtatatatatgtatgtatatttgtaTATTCGTAACAGCAGCGTGGGTGCGTTGCAATGCTCTTACTAGTGATGCTGTATGGTGGTGGTTTCAACGCACTGAGAGTAAAGGAAAACGATCAAAACAAAGCTTGGCTTGGGTATGCGATCGCGAAATGAACTTTGAACACCCAAACGTATGTTGAAGGTATTCAATGGTTATTGTTAGTGTAAAAAACCGAAGAAAATAAAAGAGAGTTTATTTAAGAGactttgtaaatgaaaatcaaccaccaaatcaaacaaaagaaatgaaatgcacTACGCGGCAATTAAATTATTCGAACAATGTATTATTAGCACAAATTATCAAAGCAAAATATGTTGATTTTATGCAAATATACACCGTAAAATTATGGGTATTTAATGTTTAAATCACAAATaggatattttattattaagaatTAATTTCTTGACACAATACAAAGAGGAGAGTGGACTGTATTTATCGATACGGAACGCGTAGGGGTTTTTGTAGTCGACAcaattagaatttaatttttcaataatttcaaaaCACCGAACAATCGCACTTTTGCTCacatatgaaaaaacaaaaaaactatacGCACCTTATTAAACAATTAGATGTATTGGAAAGgggaaaagtttttgtttttctgatgGTCGAGAACCAATGTGAGATGCAGGGCAGTTGTTGTTGGTCGTGAACCAATTGTATTTGCCTGTTGTGCGAAAAAGAAGAGATCCAATTAATAAGCCATGAGCTTTGAAATCTCCAAGGTATCCGGGACGAAGTGACCAAAATGAATATGCGGGAtttgaaattatgaaaaaagagAATAAATAAAACACTAGGGTTTAGAATTTGTGTCGATTatggtatttttattgaataattgTCGTGAACAATTATCTTTACCTTTGTTGTGTTGTGAACACAGAAAGCTCCCAACAAGAAGTAGCATAAAAACAAACGAACAAAACAGAATGGGGCAAGGAGGCAAGCAATTGACAGAAAATAGTACGCACGCGCAAGGATGTAACGAACCGTAGTTAGGAAAGTAGGATACAATTAAAAAGGTGAAAATATACGTTACGTTTGAACTTAAACAGCCAAGTACCgccatttttctaccagtgtagtctgtaggcggtaggcgaaacatttttgccgcaacggcaaatacaataagcttgacggcgaataattccctttttcacgtttcctagcgtttttgttgtcaatacagcatgctttgacaatattaaacaatgaagttgaataaaaacatacaatggcttgttatttgttgagttatttcaagaaaaaataatctacacgtgtccaggcaacagcaattcctagtggtgagttaaaaaaattgataagtgaTGGCAAcgctataccagttttcgccaaggagttagaataagttttaatttagcgacacgccgctagccgtcacggtattccgtcgcggattttgggcttcccataagaaatacacgtaaataagtgttcgcctaccgcctatagctatggttatatttacacacttagtTAGTGTCAAAGAAAGCGTATTCACgttaaggtaggtactatgttcggtttccgcagcgaaatccaatacaaaaccaaaaatgcgaaaaactatcgaaatattttttcgtttgcggtactttgtttttttttcgagttgaaaaactgacgtaaagCGCACAGTCCCTAATTAGATCGTgttaaatccttccatatgttgagattagttagtttcaaaacatggcgccatttgcaatgtgaattaagaaataatttatttattcaaatgatttgagTGAAATTACAACACAAATGTGGTTCgcattgttatttaaaaatgcaataagatcgattgacaaaataaaaataaccatCTAGCGGCTCCCTACTACatgatagaatagaaataatgtacataacatgaaatttatagaaaagtgttaacaaaataaagttctatttagtgaatttcattttacaatcgtttcttCTTCCTGGGTAtagggataataaacacaaatactGGCCGTGCATCGTAATTATAAAGAAGGCAGTGCGATAATGATTAATAATGAGTTAATGACAAAATCCAGCATTTTCTAGCAAAtatatctaaagttattttagtttcaatctagacgaacgattcgtctcgagtcgattgtgtgtttcatgaacaggcagtaaattgctatgttccaaaaataaaatgcaaaaattaattatgcatatatcttgcattttatcgattcaaaacactggttgaattttataacgtgactgaaatagttataaaattatacattgggagagtataacAAGAAACATTCTTCAGTAAACCAGCCACTTTGCAtctcaatgtattaatttcagtcaacgaagagttcctggtatagaacactaacatccctttgtgacgaattatcttgcgaaatataagtcgggaacagtgacttttGCTTGGGAACTACCCTTGAACGTGAGTTATAGGCTTATGTTGATTGAACAAAAAGTTTCACTTTGACTATAGCTATTGTATGGTGTACGTGTTTTAACTGGTCACCCCATGATGTTGTTCCCCCCGAGGTAAcaacattggcaaatgaaatggcgttattatcctttgtgggaaccgtggtggtgaccactggatttgaaattgctagtgaggcggcaACAGCATGGGCATAAGTACACTCTTGTCCGCAGGTATTGCAATGCGATTGTGTAGATATTGTGgacaccaacgaattaagtctgttgatgaatgagtccattgctgcgcatgatgtaaaagttagcataacaccggaattatatgtttCTTAGATGGgcgttacaaattgacggtatccatttggaaaagctgaagaagacgacaatgtaccacatgtcGTTAAAGCTGTTGCCGAATGTGGTAAGACACCAGGAGTAGAGCGGCTGGCGttttattcttaacaattattagtgtccagTGCTGTGTGAGGTTTGtttgcaaaacaatttaaaaactggtagaaaaaacttttcaaaacaattatcatgaatgcgtgtgtgtaaacaatctaatcagctgctgcgtatacatatgtaataattttatgacgtttggcgatgttgtcaattaaatttcggagaaataaacgcgaaatatttccaaaatggctgttttcTTCCTTAGAAATctattgtcaacactctcatttttcaacgcgaaagaatgaTTTAGGGACTTTTTTTCGTGCCAataaacatagtacctacctttagtgtgtaaatataaccatagcgataggcggtaggcgaacacttatttacgtgtatttcttatgggaagcccaaaatccgcgacagaataccgtgacggctagcggcgtgtcgctaaattaaaacttattctaactccttggcgaaaactggtatagtgttgccattgcttatcaattttttttaactcaccactaggaattgctgttgcctggacacgtgtagattattttttcttgaaataactcaacaaataacaagccattgtatgtttttattcaatttcattGTTTAGta contains these protein-coding regions:
- the LOC142239951 gene encoding uncharacterized protein LOC142239951, translated to MSTLGQHTADVTPNHIPLTSPSKAAKVSINVAATSSSPSPINLNAAEPYVQNLQAAQPSTTAPIVCRPLQAAQPSTTVPLANDTQRSGPHSGSNGRKIRNCVVCSRRHPLYYCPSFKRLSHEKKLRTVVLHRLCSNCFGNGHSFHQCPVPQKCRICSERHHTLLHPPNGTKSVRTHGPSRSRNYPSACVAPPAVCPTLRLPTSIQYVTSLAPSLIVHLFFGNRAVPARALLDPCGRVSQICSSLVRYFRIPTSSVDSDNFCRLTIHSIHNPNQKVNVTLRVGDLSHVRSPSDSVSETLVEHFPGFQLADPEFYRSRGVALILGPDIYPQVMRGQIHSSPGQPLAQYTIFGWVISGPCSS